The following coding sequences are from one Biomphalaria glabrata chromosome 8, xgBioGlab47.1, whole genome shotgun sequence window:
- the LOC106060690 gene encoding transforming growth factor-beta-induced protein ig-h3-like, whose amino-acid sequence MFWTILVLLVSTLTCIAAQFTPSPELLDVLKAEGHYGIFADLLQTTGYIDILNATSRFTVFAPSDEVFNRLPAGTLDSLKADANKLKSVIGYHVVLNTASTFFNSNAQDRLLNSATNQSIRINYYSLTHTQTAEGINITRKNIRVLNGVLHEIDGVLSPPLGNLTQIGSVRNDISTFLSLIQNAGLSVSLLFTADHSTTIFAPNDDAFKNVSKSVMDYLNGHPTDLAEVLRYHVVSQYSLYSIGMANSMSVLTADLHSENLIIFKDDSGNLSVNQAKILAKDISSVNGVIHIIDTVLIPPRVAIAIQDQGVVVGLSSLFVKRDWIKLKIHFIILFIFLTILKMAWRKLSLIFSFIALSTAQFTQAPQLVDVLKAEGHFTIFTDLLQTTGYLSQLNSSSQFTVFAPSDEVFNRLPAGALDSLKADANKLKEVIGYHVVLNSAYSFSPSSTQDRILTTAINQPVRINSYSLSHISTVEGVNITRRNVRALHGILHEIDGIMSPPLGNIVQIGSNRSDISTFESLITKAGLTSFFTTDHSTTIFVPNDSAFQKLSKETLDYLANHTSALADVLRYHVISQYSLYSIAMAHSASVPTADNRNLMIFKDASGNLYVNQAKILEKDISSVNGVVHIIDTVLIPPQVAVAIQDQGIVVG is encoded by the exons ATGTTTTGGacgattcttgttttgttggtATCGACATTGACATGCATAGCAGCCCAGTTCACTCCTA GTCCCGAACTTCTGGATGTTCTGAAAGCCGAGGGACATTATGGGATTTTCGCTGACCTTTTACAGACAACTGGATACATAGATATCCTCAATGCAA CATCACGTTTCACTGTTTTCGCGCCAAGCGATGAAGTGTTCAATAGACTTCCGGCTGGAACTCTGGACTCGCTCAAAGCGGATGCCAACAAGTTGAAAAGCGTCATAGGCTACCACGTGGTCCTGAACACGGCTTCTACTTTCTTCAATTCCAACGCTCAAGACAGACTTTTGAACTCTGCCACCAACCAGTCCATCAGAATCAATTACTACAGTCTTACACAT ACTCAGACCGCCGAAGGAATCAACATCACAAGGAAAAACATCCGGGTTCTTAATGGAGTTCTTCATGAGATTGATGGAGTGCTGTCCCCTCCTTTAGGAAATTTAACCCAGATCGGCAGCGTCAGAAACGACATCTCCACGTTTTTAAGTCTGATTCAGAACGCAGGGCTAAGTGTCAGCCTTCTCTTCACGG CGGACCACTCCACCACTATATTTGCACCCAACGACGACGCCTTTAAAAATGTCAGTAAATCCGTCATGGACTATCTCAATGGCCATCCAACAGACCTAGCAG aggtgTTACGGTATCACGTGGTCAGCCAGTACTCCCTGTACAGTATTGGCATGGCTAACAGCATGAGTGTTCTCACGGCTGACCTACATTCGGAAAACCTGATCATCTTCAAAGACGACA GCGGCAATCTGTCTGTTAACCAAGCCAAAATCTTGGCAAAAGACATCAGTTCAGTTAACGGAGTTATCCACATCATCGACACTGTCCTGATTCCACCCCGTGTTGCTATCGCCATTCAAGACCAGGGAGTAGTCGTCGGTT tatccAGCCTATTTGTCAAGCGCGATTGGATCAAACTTAAAATCcattttattattctatttattttcttGACGATTCTCAAGATGGCGTGGAGGAAATTGTCACTGATCTTTTCATTCATTGCATTATCAACAGCACAGTTTACTCAAG CTCCTCAACTTGTGGATGTCCTGAAAGCCGAAGGACACTTTACAATCTTCACAGACCTTTTGCAGACGACAGGATATCTAAGTCAATTAAATTCAT CGTCCCAATTCACTGTTTTCGCGCCAAGTGATGAGGTGTTCAATAGACTTCCGGCTGGGGCTCTCGACTCGCTCAAAGCGGATGCCAACAAGCTGAAGGAAGTCATAGGCTACCATGTAGTCCTAAACAGCGCCTATTCCTTTTCACCCTCAAGCACCCAGGACAGAATTTTGACGACTGCTATCAACCAGCCAGTCAGAATTAACAGTTACAGCCTCTCACAC ATTTCCACAGTAGAGGGCGTCAATATCACCAGGAGAAATGTGCGCGCGCTGCACGGAATTCTTCATGAGATTGACGGGATTATGTCCCCTCCATTAGGAAACATAGTCCAGATTGGTAGCAACAGAAGTGATATCTCCACATTTGAGAGTCTGATAACTAAAGCAGGGCTAACTAGCTTCTTCACAA CTGATCATTCCACCACGATATTTGTGCCAAACGACAGTGCTTTCCAGAAGTTGAGCAAAGAAACACTGGACTACCTGGCTAACCATACGTCCGCACTAGCAG ATGTGCTTAGATACCATGTCATCAGTCAGTACTCTCTGTACAGCATTGCAATGGCACATAGTGCCAGCGTACCAACAGCCGACAACAGAAATCTCATGATCTTCAAAGACGCCA GCGGCAATCTATACGTAAACCAAGCCAAGATCTTGGAGAAAGACATTAGCTCAGTAAATGGAGTTGTCCACATCATCGACACTGTCCTGATTCCACCACAAGTGGCTGTCGCCATTCAAGACCAGGGAATAGTCGTCGGTTAA
- the LOC106060689 gene encoding transforming growth factor-beta-induced protein ig-h3-like: MLWLRLIVIFTFVSLSSAQTTPGPQLVDALKAEGNFGIFVDLLQASGYLDQLNASTHFTVFAPTDAAFGKLPAGTVDSLKADANKLADVIGYHVILNSAFNLNNNQDKVLTSANNHSIRINTYSVVHTQTAEGVNITKKNVRVLHGILHEINGVLSPPLGNIIELGSNRSDISTFESLVAQANLSTFFTNDHSTTIFVPNNDAFKKVSQPVLDYLSSHPSDLAEVLKYHVIKQYSLYSIGMAHSLSLPSGDQHKDYLMILQESNGDLKVNSAKILEKDISSVNGVVHIIDTVLIPPRVTVAIEDQGVIVG; the protein is encoded by the exons ATGCTGTGGTTGAGATTAATAGTGATATTCACTTTCGTCTCATTGAGTTCTGCACAGACAACTCCAG GACCTCAACTTGTGGACGCACTGAAAGCAGAAGGGAACTTTGGTATTTTCGTTGACCTTTTGCAGGCTTCTGGCTATCTAGACCAATTAAACGCTT CTACCCATTTCACTGTTTTCGCACCAACTGACGCCGCTTTTGGCAAACTTCCGGCTGGAACTGTTGACTCACTCAAGGCAGACGCCAACAAGCTGGCAGACGTCATCGGCTATCACGTGATCCTCAACAGCGCTTTCAATCTCAACAACAATCAGGACAAGGTCTTGACGTCTGCTAACAATCATTCAATCAGAATCAATACCTACTCAGTTGTTCAT ACTCAGACGGCTGAAGGCGTCAACATCACAAAGAAAAATGTCCGCGTTCTGCACGGGATTCTCCACGAGATTAACGGAGTGCTGTCCCCTCCTTTAGGAAACATAATCGAACTTGGAAGCAACAGAAGTGACATCTCGACCTTCGAAAGTCTGGTCGCCCAGGCAAACCTAAGCACGTTCTTCACCA ATGATCACTCGACAACTATATTTGTACCGAACAACGATGCCTTCAAGAAGGTCAGTCAACCTGTCTTGGACTACCTCAGTAGCCACCCAAGTGACTTAGCAG AGGTGCTCAAATACCACGTGATCAAACAGTACTCTCTGTACAGCATTGGTATGGCCCACAGTTTAAGCCTTCCGTCCGGGGACCAACACAAGGACTACCTGATGATTCTCCAGGAATCAA ATGGAGACCTGAAGGTCAACTCAGCCAAGATCTTGGAGAAAGACATTAGCTCTGTGAACGGAGTTGTCCACATCATCGACACTGTCCTGATCCCACCACGTGTTACTGTCGCCATTGAAGACCAGGGGGTTATAGTTGGTTGA